From a single Candidatus Eremiobacteraceae bacterium genomic region:
- a CDS encoding tetratricopeptide repeat protein, producing MMIVYRIGPFELQAERLVATCDGAALGFGPKVAETLLALAEQPGRTLSKSELLDRIWPDRFIEEANLAQNVYVIRKAFRAHGVPDAIETVARYGYRLTVPIVRVAHVAPAAEAVRSSDYTRPLRHFANRMVVIAGAASMIAAALFITGSGALDGRAASQKHLSTRGAQLYAIGTYFWNERTRDGVRKSLTYFAQVVNSDPTDPRGYAGLADANAMIGAYCYGTHGPSVYFARAKAYANEALALDPDSAEAHAVLGVLALQDADTRRSAAKPPETQASEKQQAMSELEHAIALDPNYAPAQEWYGIALVEEGKLSDGIAHLKTASALDPLSVSTTAWLGAAAYEEHRFDDSIAYGHQALELSPKRVDVLGMLGKAYEARGDIDLAIASFKRYAAVDPYYRPEAAALLSRAYVLERRVPVARAEFAFALAHADATNLADLEAAAVALGDRKSAADILRRTHGHFFNLA from the coding sequence ATGATGATCGTATACCGGATCGGGCCCTTCGAACTCCAAGCGGAGCGGTTGGTCGCAACTTGCGACGGCGCGGCACTCGGCTTCGGCCCCAAAGTCGCCGAAACGCTTCTCGCGCTCGCCGAGCAGCCAGGTCGCACCCTTTCGAAGTCTGAGCTCCTCGACCGCATTTGGCCCGACCGCTTCATCGAAGAGGCGAATCTCGCTCAAAACGTCTACGTCATCCGCAAGGCGTTCCGGGCACACGGTGTTCCTGATGCTATCGAGACTGTTGCGCGCTACGGCTATCGCCTGACCGTTCCGATCGTCCGCGTGGCGCACGTAGCGCCGGCGGCCGAGGCGGTGCGGTCGTCCGACTACACGCGACCTCTCCGACACTTCGCGAACCGGATGGTCGTTATCGCCGGTGCCGCCTCCATGATAGCAGCGGCCCTCTTCATCACCGGGAGCGGTGCGCTCGACGGTCGCGCAGCGTCGCAAAAGCATCTCTCGACTCGCGGCGCGCAACTCTACGCGATCGGCACGTACTTCTGGAACGAGCGGACGCGCGACGGCGTCCGCAAGAGCCTGACGTATTTCGCACAGGTCGTCAATAGCGATCCAACCGATCCGCGCGGCTACGCCGGTCTCGCCGATGCGAACGCGATGATCGGCGCGTACTGTTACGGCACGCACGGACCCTCGGTCTACTTCGCGCGCGCAAAGGCGTACGCGAACGAGGCTCTCGCCCTGGATCCGGATTCGGCGGAGGCGCACGCGGTGCTCGGTGTGCTCGCGCTTCAAGACGCCGACACGCGACGCTCGGCCGCCAAGCCGCCCGAGACGCAGGCGTCAGAGAAACAGCAGGCCATGTCCGAGCTGGAGCACGCGATCGCGCTCGACCCCAACTACGCGCCGGCACAGGAGTGGTACGGGATCGCACTCGTTGAAGAAGGCAAATTGTCCGACGGGATCGCGCACTTGAAGACGGCGTCAGCGCTCGATCCGCTTTCTGTTTCGACGACGGCGTGGCTCGGCGCAGCGGCCTATGAAGAGCATCGCTTCGATGACTCGATCGCGTACGGACACCAGGCGCTCGAGTTATCTCCGAAACGAGTCGATGTGCTCGGCATGCTCGGCAAGGCGTACGAAGCGAGAGGCGACATCGATCTAGCTATTGCGTCCTTCAAACGCTACGCCGCAGTCGATCCGTACTATCGGCCGGAAGCAGCTGCGCTGCTATCGCGCGCATACGTGCTCGAACGACGGGTGCCGGTGGCGCGCGCGGAATTCGCATTCGCATTGGCGCACGCAGACGCGACCAACCTCGCCGACCTCGAGGCCGCGGCCGTTGCGCTCGGCGATCGAAAGAGCGCCGCGGATATCCTGCGCCGCACGCACGGGCATTTCTTCAACCTGGCCTGA